The following are encoded together in the Pseudomonas xantholysinigenes genome:
- a CDS encoding NADH:flavin oxidoreductase yields MSSNPLFQPFRLGRLELPSRVVMAPMTRTFCPGGVPHDAVVEYYRRRAAAGVGLIITEGTTVGHKAANGYPNVPRFHGGDALAGWQRVVEAVHAEGGRIVPQLWHVGSVRRLGTEPDGSVPGHGPSGKEKDGKVLVQGMSHADIREVIAAFAQAARDAQAIGMDGVEIHGAHGYLIDQFFWEASNRRDDEYGGDLAGRSRFAIELIQAVRAAVGPDFPIIFRFSQWKQQDYSARLVQTPEALAAFLKPLSEAGVDIFHCSTRRFWEPEFDGSALNLAGWTRQLTGKPTITVGSVGLDGEFLQFMVDTDKVAKPASLEGLLRRLQDQEFDLVAVGRALLVDAQWAQKVRDGREADVLPFSREALTTLA; encoded by the coding sequence ATGTCCAGCAACCCTCTGTTCCAGCCTTTCCGTCTAGGTCGCCTCGAACTGCCGAGCCGTGTGGTCATGGCGCCGATGACCCGCACCTTCTGCCCGGGCGGCGTGCCCCATGACGCTGTGGTCGAGTACTACCGTCGCCGCGCCGCCGCCGGTGTCGGCCTGATCATCACTGAAGGCACCACGGTCGGGCACAAGGCCGCCAATGGCTACCCCAACGTGCCGCGTTTCCATGGCGGGGACGCCTTGGCCGGCTGGCAGCGCGTGGTCGAGGCGGTGCACGCCGAAGGCGGGCGCATCGTGCCGCAGCTGTGGCATGTGGGCAGTGTGCGGCGCCTGGGCACCGAGCCTGATGGCAGCGTGCCGGGCCACGGCCCGAGCGGCAAGGAGAAGGACGGCAAGGTACTGGTGCAGGGTATGAGCCACGCGGATATCCGCGAGGTCATCGCGGCCTTCGCCCAGGCCGCGCGCGATGCCCAGGCCATCGGCATGGACGGCGTGGAGATCCATGGCGCCCATGGCTACCTGATCGACCAGTTCTTCTGGGAGGCCAGCAATCGCCGCGACGACGAATACGGCGGGGACCTGGCCGGGCGTTCACGCTTTGCCATCGAGCTGATCCAGGCGGTGCGCGCCGCAGTCGGGCCGGACTTCCCGATCATCTTCCGCTTCTCGCAATGGAAGCAGCAGGACTACAGTGCGCGCCTGGTGCAAACCCCCGAGGCGTTGGCCGCGTTCCTCAAGCCGCTGAGCGAGGCGGGTGTGGATATCTTCCATTGCTCCACCCGGCGTTTCTGGGAGCCCGAGTTCGATGGCAGCGCGCTGAACCTAGCCGGCTGGACGCGCCAGCTTACCGGCAAACCGACCATCACCGTGGGCAGCGTGGGCCTGGACGGCGAGTTCCTGCAGTTCATGGTCGATACCGACAAGGTGGCCAAGCCGGCCAGTCTGGAAGGTTTGCTGCGCCGCCTGCAAGACCAGGAATTCGACCTGGTGGCCGTGGGCCGGGCATTGCTGGTGGATGCACAGTGGGCGCAGAAGGTGCGTGATGGCCGCGAAGCCGATGTGTTGCCGTTCAGCCGCGAGGCGTTGACGACTCTGGCTTGA
- a CDS encoding sensor histidine kinase has product MNQDNQGLDFSTVIASTVHDLKNSLAALTHAHSQWLARLPEELRGGTEQGVVEHELSHLNGMLVQLLGLYKLGVNQLPICPDYHELDDFIEAQLAAQEDVIKHRDILATWRIETQSPLGFFDRELVASVVANVLTNAIRYAGHALLISIEEEGEQMVISVNDDGTGYPQRMLERQHDYVQGIDSQSGSTGLGLYFAARIAALHERNGVRGRIEIANGGALGGGLFRLYLP; this is encoded by the coding sequence ATGAACCAGGACAACCAGGGGCTGGATTTTTCCACGGTGATCGCCTCCACCGTGCATGACCTGAAGAACTCTTTGGCGGCCCTGACCCATGCCCACAGCCAATGGCTGGCGCGCCTGCCCGAGGAGTTGCGTGGCGGTACCGAACAGGGCGTGGTGGAGCATGAGCTCAGCCACCTGAACGGCATGCTCGTGCAGTTGCTGGGGTTGTACAAGCTGGGGGTCAACCAGCTGCCGATCTGCCCGGACTACCACGAGCTGGACGACTTCATCGAGGCTCAGCTGGCGGCCCAGGAAGATGTGATCAAGCACCGCGACATCCTCGCCACCTGGCGTATCGAGACGCAAAGCCCGCTGGGCTTCTTCGACCGCGAACTGGTCGCCTCGGTGGTGGCCAATGTGCTGACCAATGCCATCCGCTATGCTGGCCACGCCCTGCTGATCAGCATCGAGGAGGAAGGCGAGCAGATGGTGATCAGCGTCAACGACGACGGCACCGGTTATCCACAGCGCATGCTCGAACGTCAGCATGACTATGTGCAGGGTATCGATTCGCAGAGCGGCAGCACCGGGCTGGGCCTGTACTTCGCGGCGCGAATCGCCGCCTTGCACGAGCGCAACGGCGTGCGTGGGCGGATCGAGATTGCCAACGGCGGAGCGTTGGGGGGCGGGTTGTTCCGCCTGTACCTGCCTTGA
- a CDS encoding AbrB/MazE/SpoVT family DNA-binding domain-containing protein has product MYLPWEILMQIKIQQWGNSAAIRIPSTVLKQMRLEVGSTLSLDTAGESMVLKPVRAKPKYTLEELMAQCDLNAPEPEDMAAWNTLRPVGREM; this is encoded by the coding sequence ATGTATCTACCGTGGGAGATACTTATGCAGATCAAGATTCAGCAGTGGGGAAACAGCGCCGCTATTCGAATTCCCTCCACAGTCCTCAAGCAGATGCGTCTTGAAGTAGGGTCAACACTGAGTCTGGACACGGCTGGCGAAAGCATGGTGCTCAAGCCTGTCAGGGCGAAGCCTAAATACACGCTTGAAGAGCTGATGGCGCAATGTGATCTGAACGCGCCAGAACCAGAGGACATGGCCGCCTGGAATACCCTGCGTCCGGTTGGACGTGAAATGTGA
- a CDS encoding FAD-dependent oxidoreductase encodes MFAEQPRTVDVVVVGGGPAGSAAALTLRRHGGHSVMLLEQREYAREKVGETLSPSVLPLLDYLGVGEHFRQAGFSPSFAFTAAWGDSEVRARDFLFTGRGHGWHLDRTRFDAGLANAARSMGAQLLTGVRVREVVREGDTWRLRVDGLEGAPEVHCRYLIDATGRSAWLARAIGASRLQQDRLVGISAYYAASASVVEGCSLVEAVASGWWYSAPVPDGRLISVLMTDADLLQASHDDREYFWSTALAQAPNTRARLGERPMAGNLRVWPAHSQHLEPCCGSGWAAAGDAVAAFDPLSSMGIGYALSTGIQSARLAAISLADTSHEAEQCQAYRNDIQRHVMEYQALKRGYYKVESRYADQPFWKRRHVA; translated from the coding sequence TTGTTCGCTGAACAACCGAGGACCGTGGATGTGGTAGTCGTCGGGGGAGGGCCGGCCGGTAGCGCGGCCGCCCTCACCCTGCGGCGCCACGGCGGTCACTCGGTGATGCTATTGGAACAACGCGAATATGCCCGGGAGAAAGTCGGGGAAACCCTGTCGCCCAGCGTCTTGCCGCTGCTCGACTACCTCGGCGTGGGCGAGCATTTCCGCCAGGCCGGCTTCAGTCCGTCGTTCGCCTTCACTGCCGCCTGGGGCGACAGCGAGGTGCGTGCCCGGGACTTCCTGTTCACCGGTCGCGGGCATGGTTGGCACCTGGACCGCACGCGTTTCGATGCCGGGCTGGCCAACGCCGCCCGCAGCATGGGCGCACAACTGCTGACCGGCGTGCGGGTACGCGAGGTGGTGCGCGAGGGCGATACCTGGCGGTTGCGGGTCGATGGCCTGGAGGGTGCGCCAGAGGTGCACTGCCGCTACCTGATCGACGCCACCGGGCGCAGCGCCTGGCTGGCCCGGGCAATAGGCGCCAGCCGTCTGCAGCAGGACCGCCTGGTGGGTATTTCGGCGTACTACGCTGCCAGCGCCAGTGTTGTCGAAGGATGCTCGCTGGTCGAGGCCGTCGCCTCAGGCTGGTGGTACAGCGCTCCGGTGCCGGATGGACGGTTGATCAGCGTATTGATGACCGACGCCGACCTGCTCCAGGCCTCGCACGACGACCGGGAATACTTCTGGTCCACGGCGCTCGCCCAGGCGCCCAACACCCGTGCCCGCCTGGGCGAACGGCCGATGGCGGGCAACCTGCGCGTCTGGCCGGCTCACTCGCAGCATCTCGAGCCCTGTTGCGGCAGTGGCTGGGCGGCGGCCGGCGACGCCGTGGCGGCGTTCGACCCGCTGTCGTCGATGGGCATCGGCTATGCCTTGAGCACCGGCATCCAGAGCGCCCGGCTGGCCGCCATCAGCCTCGCCGACACCAGCCACGAGGCCGAGCAGTGCCAGGCCTACCGCAACGACATACAGCGCCACGTCATGGAGTACCAGGCGCTGAAACGTGGGTATTACAAGGTCGAGTCGCGCTACGCCGACCAACCCTTCTGGAAACGCCGCCACGTCGCGTAA
- the pta gene encoding phosphate acetyltransferase, translating to MQTFFIAPTDFGVGLTSISLGLVRTLERAGLKVGFFKPIAQPHPGDTGPERSSELVARTHGIKPPTPLSLTHVERMLGDGQLDELLEQIIRLYQQACVGKDVVVVEGMVPTRHASYAARVNLHLAKSLDAEVILVSAPENEVLSELSGRVELQAQLFGGPRDPKVLGVILNKVRTEESMAEFATRLREHSPLLRGNDFRLLGCIPYQADLNAPRTRDVAELLGAQVLNAGDYDQRRMNKIIICARTVANTVPLLTSGTLVVTPGDRDDIILAVCMAAINGVPLAGLLLTSDSKPDPRILELCRGALQAGLPILSVSTGSYDTANQLNSLNREIPVDDRERAEFITDFVASHLDAAWLHQRCGTPRELRLSPAVFRYQLIQRAQQANKRIVLPEGAQPLLVQAAALCQARGIARCVLLAKPEEVEAVARAQGISLPPDLEVLDPELIRGRYVEPMVDLRKSKNLNAPMAEQQLEDPVVIGTMMLALGEVDGLVSGLVHSTANTIRPALQLIKTAPGSSLVSSVFFMLFPDQVLVYGDCVMNPHPSAAELAEIARQSAESAESFGIAARVAMLSYSSDSAASDEEVEKVRAATRLAQQAEHDLLIDGPLQYDAAANPEIARQLAPSSPVAGRATVFVFPDLNTGNTTHKAVQRSADCVSLGPMLQGLRKPVNDLPRGAQVEDIVHTIALTAIQAHQGEKTSA from the coding sequence ATGCAGACATTTTTCATCGCGCCGACCGACTTCGGTGTCGGCCTGACCTCCATCAGCCTGGGCCTGGTCCGCACCCTGGAACGCGCCGGGCTCAAGGTCGGCTTCTTCAAGCCGATCGCCCAGCCGCACCCCGGCGACACCGGCCCGGAACGCTCCAGCGAACTGGTTGCCCGCACCCATGGCATCAAGCCACCCACGCCGCTGAGCCTGACCCATGTCGAGCGCATGCTCGGTGATGGCCAGCTCGACGAACTGCTCGAACAGATCATCCGCCTGTACCAGCAAGCCTGCGTCGGCAAGGACGTGGTGGTGGTCGAGGGCATGGTGCCGACCCGCCACGCCAGCTATGCCGCGCGGGTCAACCTGCACCTGGCCAAGAGCCTTGATGCCGAGGTGATCCTGGTGTCGGCGCCGGAAAACGAAGTGCTCAGCGAGTTGTCCGGCCGCGTCGAGCTGCAGGCCCAGCTGTTCGGCGGCCCGCGCGACCCGAAGGTGCTCGGGGTGATCCTCAACAAGGTGCGCACCGAGGAAAGCATGGCCGAATTCGCCACGCGCCTGCGCGAGCACTCGCCGCTGCTGCGCGGCAACGATTTCCGCCTGCTCGGCTGCATTCCCTACCAAGCCGACCTGAACGCCCCGCGCACCCGTGACGTGGCCGAACTGCTCGGTGCCCAGGTGCTCAACGCCGGTGACTACGATCAGCGGCGCATGAACAAGATCATCATCTGCGCCCGCACCGTGGCCAACACCGTGCCGCTGCTCACCTCCGGCACCCTGGTGGTGACTCCGGGCGATCGCGACGACATCATCCTCGCCGTGTGCATGGCGGCGATCAACGGCGTGCCCCTGGCCGGGCTGCTGCTGACCAGCGACAGCAAGCCCGACCCGCGCATCCTCGAGCTGTGCCGTGGCGCCCTGCAGGCCGGCCTGCCGATCCTCTCGGTAAGCACCGGCTCCTACGACACAGCCAACCAGCTCAATTCGCTTAACCGCGAGATCCCGGTGGACGACCGCGAACGCGCCGAGTTCATCACCGACTTCGTCGCCAGCCACCTGGACGCCGCCTGGCTGCACCAGCGCTGCGGCACGCCACGCGAGCTGCGCCTGTCGCCAGCGGTATTCCGCTACCAGCTGATCCAGCGCGCCCAGCAGGCCAACAAGCGCATCGTGCTGCCTGAGGGCGCGCAGCCGCTGCTGGTGCAGGCCGCCGCCCTGTGCCAGGCCCGCGGCATCGCCCGCTGTGTGCTGCTGGCCAAGCCCGAGGAGGTCGAGGCGGTAGCCCGGGCCCAGGGCATCAGCCTGCCGCCGGACCTCGAAGTGCTCGACCCGGAGCTGATTCGCGGCCGCTACGTCGAGCCGATGGTCGACCTGCGCAAGAGCAAGAACCTCAATGCGCCGATGGCCGAGCAACAGCTCGAAGACCCGGTGGTGATCGGCACCATGATGCTCGCCCTGGGCGAGGTCGATGGCCTGGTCTCGGGCCTGGTGCATTCCACCGCCAATACCATTCGCCCGGCCCTGCAGCTGATCAAGACCGCGCCGGGCAGCAGCCTGGTGTCCTCGGTGTTCTTCATGCTGTTCCCCGACCAGGTGCTGGTCTACGGCGACTGCGTGATGAACCCGCACCCCAGCGCCGCGGAACTGGCCGAGATCGCCCGGCAGAGCGCGGAGTCGGCCGAGTCGTTCGGCATCGCCGCGCGGGTGGCGATGCTCAGCTACTCCAGCGATTCGGCGGCCAGCGACGAGGAAGTGGAAAAGGTCCGCGCAGCCACGCGCCTGGCCCAGCAGGCCGAGCACGACCTGCTGATCGACGGGCCGCTGCAATATGACGCCGCCGCCAACCCGGAGATCGCTCGGCAACTGGCACCCTCGAGCCCGGTGGCCGGACGTGCCACGGTCTTCGTGTTCCCCGACCTGAACACCGGCAACACCACCCACAAAGCGGTGCAGCGCAGCGCCGACTGCGTCAGCCTCGGGCCGATGCTGCAAGGGCTGCGCAAGCCGGTCAACGACTTGCCGCGCGGGGCGCAGGTCGAGGACATCGTCCATACCATCGCGCTGACCGCGATCCAGGCCCACCAAGGCGAAAAAACTTCCGCCTAG
- a CDS encoding glutathione peroxidase, which yields MSAFHDLTLKALNGEDLPLAPFKGQVVLVVNVASKCGLTPQYASLEKLHQQFKGQGFNVLGLPCNQFAGQEPGSEKDIQDFCSLNYGVSFPLGAKLEVNGPQRHALYRLLAGEGAEFPGDITWNFEKFLVGKDGRVLARFAPRTAPDDPTVVQAIEKALA from the coding sequence ATGAGTGCATTTCACGACCTGACGTTGAAGGCGCTGAACGGCGAGGACCTGCCCCTTGCCCCGTTCAAGGGCCAGGTGGTGCTGGTGGTCAATGTCGCCTCCAAGTGTGGCCTGACGCCGCAATACGCGTCGCTGGAGAAACTGCACCAGCAGTTCAAGGGCCAGGGTTTCAACGTGCTTGGGTTGCCGTGCAACCAGTTTGCCGGCCAGGAGCCGGGCAGCGAAAAAGACATCCAGGACTTCTGCAGCCTCAACTATGGGGTGAGCTTCCCGCTGGGCGCCAAGCTCGAGGTCAATGGCCCGCAACGCCATGCGCTGTACCGCTTGCTGGCAGGCGAGGGCGCCGAGTTCCCCGGCGACATCACCTGGAACTTCGAGAAGTTCCTGGTCGGCAAGGATGGCCGGGTACTGGCGCGTTTCGCACCGCGTACCGCGCCGGACGATCCGACCGTGGTCCAGGCCATCGAGAAGGCCCTGGCCTGA
- a CDS encoding type II toxin-antitoxin system ChpB family toxin, with translation MRRAKFARGDIVRGNLDPTVGWEQQGAARPALVLTPNTFNISGLAVIAPISQGGDFARHAGFAVTLSGAGTQTQGVMLCNQIRIVDLEARNAKRIESVPEAVVLDALARVQTLFE, from the coding sequence GTGAGGCGTGCCAAGTTCGCCAGAGGGGACATCGTCAGGGGCAATCTGGACCCTACGGTCGGTTGGGAGCAGCAGGGCGCAGCGCGACCTGCGTTGGTTCTGACGCCTAACACGTTCAACATTAGCGGGCTTGCGGTGATCGCGCCGATCTCTCAGGGCGGGGACTTTGCGCGGCACGCGGGTTTCGCAGTGACGCTAAGCGGTGCCGGTACGCAGACGCAAGGCGTCATGCTATGCAATCAGATACGCATCGTCGATCTGGAGGCGAGAAACGCCAAGCGTATCGAGTCTGTTCCCGAAGCTGTCGTCCTGGATGCGCTGGCCCGCGTTCAAACACTATTCGAGTAA
- the lodA gene encoding CTQ-dependent lysine 6-oxidase LodA, with amino-acid sequence MKYVIGPSIGVARVGNSETGFYLAPEKIGGRPLECDGYGNQTLDPQQQPVYVTRYKDANGSVKRQAARFCIFAVDDNGKATELTLDSPGVESMTWSVHLANKKAIWYNFAELEGNLLLGAHNSYKQRHVSLRNDSVTDEADRQKLIIDPGPYQLSGRQGKVELSRDNTSNDYRFRSFPARATQGQQINTLGTLRTDAKGRLLVLGGHGHAGGNEPISSFAGADTWHDDVSDGPVTCTLKLANQPEQTLTAWCIVGSPKFAPELENIVTLDDLAFDVAVRELNLLPELYRDGQYQKSYIANYERDIEPILRRPAGYRWVAAIPSLNSFSPPPFDAKDNTQANQGKRQDYFSLFRNPGSNGFTDGAQAQLFDQKSGIPLMPLNSGSNSVSNDLLDKFLTLTRTQYFLLGQWAAGQFTVEPPKPLPGVSALDQASIGNCVGGPLCPGIEVTWSLYSPSLYAKPYQIRHRHDSDYYYAHGLSTTENETDPEGPFQGCEPGDLTKRMAIPWQADFYQCTVQNVNFTDPAVNKEDSVPKAPSYYAYWWPPQSPWNVIPADMTAAAQQASGISAGMQSIYSRGINGYTEMIQAWHYLGFITNEAQGPLRDLYPYFVETERNNDRFVAASFAIGPAEYVLNGASGNFFNTWYLKPDEKLPSIDARQVVTARGHLVR; translated from the coding sequence ATGAAATACGTCATAGGCCCCAGCATAGGGGTTGCACGTGTGGGTAACAGCGAGACGGGCTTCTATCTCGCCCCGGAAAAAATCGGCGGCCGACCGCTGGAATGCGATGGGTATGGCAACCAGACGCTCGACCCGCAGCAGCAACCGGTGTACGTCACCCGCTACAAGGATGCCAACGGCAGCGTCAAACGCCAGGCCGCGCGCTTCTGTATCTTCGCCGTGGACGACAACGGCAAGGCCACCGAGCTCACCCTCGACAGCCCTGGTGTCGAGTCCATGACCTGGTCGGTGCACCTGGCCAACAAAAAGGCCATCTGGTACAACTTCGCCGAACTGGAAGGCAACCTGCTGCTGGGTGCGCACAACAGTTACAAGCAACGGCACGTCTCGCTGCGCAACGACAGCGTTACCGACGAGGCCGATCGGCAGAAACTGATCATCGACCCGGGCCCTTACCAGCTGTCCGGCCGTCAGGGCAAGGTCGAGCTGTCGCGGGACAACACCAGCAACGACTACCGCTTCCGCTCGTTCCCGGCACGCGCCACCCAGGGCCAGCAGATCAACACGCTGGGGACCCTGCGCACCGACGCCAAGGGGCGCCTGCTGGTGCTCGGCGGCCATGGCCACGCCGGGGGCAACGAACCGATCAGCAGCTTTGCCGGCGCCGATACCTGGCATGACGATGTGTCCGACGGCCCCGTCACCTGCACCCTCAAGCTGGCCAACCAGCCCGAGCAGACCCTCACCGCCTGGTGCATCGTCGGTTCGCCGAAATTCGCCCCAGAGCTGGAGAACATCGTCACCCTCGACGACCTGGCTTTCGATGTCGCCGTGCGCGAGCTCAACCTGCTGCCCGAGCTGTACCGCGACGGCCAGTACCAGAAGAGCTACATCGCCAACTACGAACGTGACATCGAACCGATCCTGCGCCGCCCCGCCGGCTATCGCTGGGTCGCCGCCATTCCGTCGCTCAACAGCTTCTCGCCGCCACCGTTCGATGCCAAGGACAACACCCAGGCCAACCAGGGCAAGCGCCAGGATTATTTCTCGCTGTTCCGCAACCCAGGCAGCAATGGCTTCACCGACGGCGCCCAGGCACAGTTGTTCGACCAGAAATCCGGGATCCCCTTGATGCCCCTGAACTCGGGTTCGAACTCGGTCAGCAACGACCTGCTGGACAAGTTCCTCACCCTGACCCGAACCCAATACTTCCTGCTGGGACAATGGGCGGCAGGCCAGTTCACCGTGGAACCGCCCAAGCCGCTGCCGGGGGTCAGTGCGCTGGACCAGGCCAGTATCGGCAACTGCGTGGGCGGCCCACTGTGCCCGGGCATCGAGGTGACCTGGAGCCTCTATAGCCCCTCGCTCTACGCCAAGCCATACCAGATCAGGCACCGTCACGACAGCGACTACTACTATGCCCACGGCCTGAGCACCACCGAGAACGAGACCGATCCGGAAGGCCCGTTCCAAGGCTGCGAGCCGGGCGACCTGACCAAGCGCATGGCCATTCCATGGCAGGCCGACTTCTACCAGTGCACGGTGCAGAACGTGAACTTCACCGACCCGGCGGTCAACAAGGAAGACAGCGTACCGAAGGCGCCGTCCTACTACGCCTACTGGTGGCCACCACAAAGCCCGTGGAACGTCATCCCCGCCGACATGACCGCCGCCGCCCAACAGGCTTCGGGGATTTCCGCCGGCATGCAGTCGATCTACAGCCGCGGCATCAACGGCTACACCGAGATGATCCAGGCCTGGCACTACCTGGGCTTCATCACCAATGAAGCCCAGGGACCGCTGCGCGACCTGTACCCGTATTTCGTCGAGACCGAGCGCAACAACGACCGCTTCGTGGCGGCCAGCTTTGCCATCGGCCCGGCCGAGTATGTGTTGAATGGCGCCAGCGGCAACTTCTTCAACACCTGGTACCTCAAGCCGGACGAGAAACTGCCGAGCATCGATGCGCGGCAAGTGGTCACCGCGCGAGGGCATCTTGTTCGCTGA
- a CDS encoding FKBP-type peptidyl-prolyl cis-trans isomerase, producing MLIAANKAVSIDYTLTNDAGEVIDSSAGGAPLVYLHGAANIIPGLEKALEGKQAGDELTVAIEPEEAYGEYSAELVSTLNRSMFEGVDQLEVGMQFHASAPDGQMQIVTIRDIDGDDVTVDGNHPLAGQRLNFKVKVVDVRDASEEEIAHRHIHGEGGHHH from the coding sequence ATGCTGATCGCCGCCAACAAGGCTGTCTCCATCGACTATACCCTCACCAACGACGCAGGTGAGGTCATCGACAGCTCCGCCGGTGGTGCGCCGCTGGTCTACCTGCACGGTGCCGCCAACATCATCCCGGGCCTGGAAAAAGCCCTGGAAGGCAAACAGGCCGGTGACGAACTGACCGTGGCCATCGAGCCGGAAGAGGCCTACGGCGAGTACTCGGCCGAGCTGGTCAGCACCCTGAACCGCAGCATGTTCGAAGGCGTCGACCAACTGGAAGTCGGCATGCAGTTCCACGCCTCGGCGCCGGATGGCCAGATGCAGATCGTCACCATCCGCGACATCGACGGCGACGACGTGACCGTCGACGGCAACCACCCGCTGGCCGGCCAGCGCCTGAACTTCAAGGTCAAGGTGGTCGACGTGCGTGACGCCAGCGAAGAAGAAATCGCCCACCGTCACATCCACGGCGAAGGTGGTCATCACCACTGA
- a CDS encoding DUF3565 domain-containing protein: MQKNVERTSVTNASRDCERGSDNARPISRIVGFHQDEEGHWVVALSCGHTQHLRHQPPWQARPWVLDAEQRAQRVGQAFACGWCAQGAVSDTLGR, encoded by the coding sequence TTGCAAAAGAATGTAGAGCGCACCAGTGTAACCAACGCATCGCGTGATTGCGAACGCGGCTCCGACAATGCACGGCCCATCAGTCGGATCGTCGGCTTTCACCAGGACGAAGAAGGCCACTGGGTGGTCGCGTTGTCGTGCGGGCATACCCAGCACCTGCGCCACCAACCACCCTGGCAGGCCCGCCCCTGGGTGCTCGACGCCGAGCAGCGCGCCCAGCGGGTCGGCCAGGCCTTCGCCTGCGGCTGGTGCGCTCAGGGTGCGGTTAGCGATACCCTTGGCCGCTGA
- a CDS encoding OmpA family protein, which yields MFTMRRLIIVATAAALMSGCASPNPYDSQGQAQGSTGMSKTAKYGGLGALAGAIAGAAIDHNNRGKGALIGAAAVGAAAAGYGYYADKQEAELRAKMANTGVEVQRQGDQIKLIMPGNITFATDSANISPSFYAPLNNLAGSFKQFNQNTIEVVGFTDSTGSRQHNMDLSQRRAQAVSTYLTSQGVDPSRVSVRGMGPDQPIASNADANGRAQNRRVEVNLKPIPGQQYDQQGTVQQYP from the coding sequence ATGTTCACCATGCGTCGTCTGATTATCGTCGCTACCGCCGCTGCCCTGATGTCTGGTTGTGCCAGCCCCAACCCCTACGACAGCCAGGGCCAGGCGCAGGGCTCCACAGGGATGAGCAAGACCGCCAAGTATGGTGGCCTGGGCGCGTTGGCCGGGGCCATCGCCGGTGCCGCCATCGACCACAACAACCGTGGCAAGGGCGCGCTGATCGGTGCTGCCGCGGTGGGGGCCGCCGCCGCAGGCTACGGCTACTACGCCGACAAGCAGGAAGCCGAGCTGCGCGCGAAGATGGCCAACACCGGTGTCGAGGTGCAGCGCCAGGGCGACCAGATCAAGCTGATCATGCCGGGCAACATCACCTTCGCCACTGACTCGGCGAATATCTCTCCAAGCTTCTATGCGCCGCTGAACAACCTGGCCGGTTCGTTCAAGCAGTTCAACCAGAACACCATCGAAGTGGTCGGCTTCACCGACAGCACCGGCAGCCGCCAGCACAACATGGACCTGTCGCAGCGCCGTGCCCAGGCGGTCAGCACCTACCTGACCTCCCAGGGTGTCGACCCGTCGCGGGTCAGCGTGCGCGGCATGGGCCCGGACCAGCCGATCGCCAGCAACGCCGATGCCAATGGCCGTGCGCAGAACCGTCGAGTCGAGGTCAACCTCAAGCCGATCCCCGGCCAGCAGTATGACCAGCAAGGCACCGTGCAGCAGTACCCCTGA
- a CDS encoding MBL fold metallo-hydrolase, producing the protein MANPATALIRETFPVGPLQCNCTLIGDPLSKKAIVVDPGGDEQKILARLQHHGLTLVSIIHTHAHFDHFLASGKLKALTGATLHLHKADQPLWDNLEMQCQMFGMPYTPVPSPDRWLSDDEELACGCGVALHTPGHTPGSMSFWFAEHKLLIAGDTLFRRGVGRTDLWGGDQRAIVRSIKERLYRLDEEAIVVTGHGPETRLGDEMRENPFVRA; encoded by the coding sequence ATGGCAAATCCTGCGACAGCGCTCATCCGCGAAACCTTCCCCGTCGGCCCCTTGCAGTGCAACTGCACCCTGATCGGCGATCCGCTGAGCAAGAAGGCCATCGTCGTCGACCCAGGCGGTGACGAACAAAAGATCCTCGCTCGCTTGCAGCACCATGGACTGACCCTGGTGAGCATCATCCACACCCATGCCCATTTCGACCATTTCCTCGCCTCGGGCAAGCTCAAGGCACTGACCGGCGCCACGCTGCACCTGCACAAGGCCGACCAGCCGCTGTGGGACAACCTCGAGATGCAGTGCCAGATGTTCGGCATGCCCTACACGCCGGTGCCGTCGCCAGACCGCTGGCTGAGCGATGACGAGGAACTGGCCTGTGGCTGCGGCGTGGCCCTGCACACACCGGGACACACTCCCGGCTCGATGAGTTTCTGGTTCGCCGAACACAAGCTGCTGATCGCCGGCGATACCCTGTTCCGCCGTGGCGTCGGCCGCACCGATTTGTGGGGTGGCGATCAACGGGCTATCGTTCGTTCCATCAAGGAGCGGCTGTACCGCCTGGATGAAGAGGCCATCGTGGTGACCGGCCATGGTCCGGAAACCCGCCTCGGCGATGAAATGCGCGAGAACCCCTTCGTGCGTGCCTGA